The Elusimicrobiota bacterium DNA window TCAATGGTTACTTTGGAGAGAGCCGCCATACGAAATCTGTCTTTGAGAAATTTTCTAATCCTGAAATCTTCTTCGATCAAATCAGGCATATCTTTCGGAGAATACCATCGAGATTCCCAATCTTGGATATAACCGACTCGCAAAGCCTTTGGTGAAATCTTATTACCCACTCTGTTGTCCCCTTATTTTTTAACCGGTTTTTGATCCGTCACCTTGATGGTCACGTGACAAGTTTTCCGTTTATAAATTCCGCGCGCACCCATGGCCATGGGGCGAACTCTCTTCAATACGGGCCCATTGTCCACCCATGCGGCTTTCACATACATGGCATTGGGGTCTTGAGCCCCTGAATTAGAAAATGCGCTTTTTAAAGTTTTAAAAACCATAATTCCGGCGGCACGCGGGACCGTGGGCAATATGTTATAGGCCTTGGCCACGGATTTTCCCCGTATAAGCCCCAAAACCTGACCTACCTTCCGAGGCGAGAAACGTTGATGTCTTGCAATTGCTGTAGCTTCCATAAATATTCCCAGTTTAGGTTGTTGCGGTGGCTTCTTTTGTATGGGCAGCTCCATGGCCCTTAAAGAAGCGTGTCGGCGCAAAT harbors:
- the rplV gene encoding 50S ribosomal protein L22, whose product is MEATAIARHQRFSPRKVGQVLGLIRGKSVAKAYNILPTVPRAAGIMVFKTLKSAFSNSGAQDPNAMYVKAAWVDNGPVLKRVRPMAMGARGIYKRKTCHVTIKVTDQKPVKK